GCATTGGCCTTGAGTTTGCCTTCTGGCGTTAGCCATGCACGCAACTGCGCCTTGATCTCTGGCGAAACAGGAACGGCCCGTGCTTCGCATAGGCTATTAAGCGTGACTGTCCGCGAAGGACATCCCGCCAGCAACAGGCTAAAGCCCATCAATAAGAGTATTGAGGTCAGTTTCCGCATTCGCCTTGTCCCTTATGGCTTGCGCCTGTTTGCTAATGGTGAGTTGCTTTTCGAGATTGGCTTTTTGCTCTTCAAGCCTACCATTCTCTTTTGCTGTTTGGCTGGCGGTATAGTCGGCATAGAGCGAGCGTATCAGCTCCCCCAGAAAGCCAAGAACCGCCCCTGAAATCCATTCCAACATGCCGCCAGCCTCCTTGTTTTATGCGCTAGGCTGCGCAGAAAGATCCATGTCGAGCAAGAAGCGCTCACCGAATTTGGCCTTGATCAGATCGGCCAGCTTGTCCGGTGTCAGGTGGAAATAGTTCACCGCGTCGGGGCTTAGCTTGATAACGTAATTGGAAACGAGCGCAATAGCTTCATTGTCAATCTCGATTGCTGTTTTACCATCCCACTTTTTAAGAAGTGCTTCCAACGCGCCGCCAATGCCGCGTTCAATGGCCCCGTGCAGGCTTTCTCGCTGTTTGGCTTCCACCTGTAGGCCAAACCAACGCTTTGCCGCCCAAGCCGCCGCCCCGACGATCACAGAAGCAAACAGGCTTACAAAGGTCTGCACAAATTCATTAGCCAGGGTTGATAGAGGAGAAAAATCGATTGTTGCCGCATTGGCAGGCACTGCGGCCACCAGCAGGCCAACAAGGCCAAGAGCCAAAACAGGGGAAATAGTCAGTCTGGAAGTCATGAGACACGCTCCATTTGAGAGTTGAAATCTTCAAACAAAGAGTCTCATGGCTTCCAGTTTGGTTGATATCTTTTACGCCTCATCGGTGGAAAGTGTTCCATCCGAGTTTACGAGTGGTAGGCTTTCAAAGCCGCCACCGCTATATGGAATATCATCTTCAGGCCAATGATAGGACAAGACACGCGCGGTAGAGAATGGCTTGATTGTGACCGCGTCCCCCTGATTGCCGCCGATCACCATCAGGTTATTATGTTGGTCGCGCCCGACGACAAAACCGACATGTCCCTTTGAGCCTGCCTTGCTTCCACGCCAGAACACCACCACAGCGCCCACATAAGGCCCGTTCAGCCGCAAGCCCCAATTTTGCCAGAGATAAGAGCGCGCGCCCGCCGATCTAGTCGAGCGGATCCCGCATTCTTCAAGCACCCCACCAACAAAGCCCGCACACCATGGGGTTTCATCATCCGTGAATGGCATGCGGATTTTAAGCCACCATTCCAAAATCTTTGGATTGTGCCGGTTGCCCTTATATTCGCGCAAGCCAAGATAAGACCGGGCCACTTGTAGCCATACAGGTTCTTTGAAGTCAAAGTTTGCTTTCTCGATTTTCGCTCGGCTTGCAGTCACCTCATCAACCCGCCCATCGAAAAGAGCAGCCTTTGTGAGCGGCCCCACATAAGCCCGCGCTCGATAGCCGATTGACTTCTTGAAGGCGATGATTGCGCCGTTGGTCATAGGCCCCTTGATCCCGTCGACCGCTCCCCTGTAAAAACCCTTTGCCTTAAGTGCCTCTTGCACCTTCTTGATTTCTGCCTTTGTCATGAAATTACCCTCGGTTGAATTCAATCAATCCGAGGGTAAGGGCTGGTTTAGCTTGGTTGATTTCTCAGGCTTTCTTAAGCTGGCCACTCGATGGCATCAACCGCACTTTGCACCGCTTCAGTGCTCGTCGCGCTTCTGATATCGCTTTTTGATTTAAGCCGGATCGCTTCAAGGCTTGCCGCTGTTTGCCGCCATTGGTTGGCCATCGTGAGCCAAAGCGTGGCCAGGTCATCTGCCGTGCTGGCGGTTATGCCCACCTCAGCAAACATAAGCGGAAAATCGGCAAGGTCTGGCGACTCCGAGTCCTGCCAGTCTTTCGCCTCTTGCTCTTTGGCCAGATAGATCATCTCTTGACCAATCAAGTCAGTCATCAGCACGCCACGCGCCGCGCTGATCTGGTCAGTCACCGTAGCAAGGGCTTTGGCCTTTGCCGCTTCAAGCGCCGTACTGGCCTTGGTTTCAGCAGTGATAAGCTGGCTTAGATCAACCGTTATTGTCATCTGTTGCCCCCGTTGCTTCGTAGCTTGGTAGTGTGATTGTGCCCGCTTCGGCCACGGTGATCGGATCGGGAAACAGCACCGCCTTTGCTGCGTCCGTTGAAGGATCGGCAATGAAGCCATGCGGCAAGATCAGAGAGAGGCTTAACTCGCCTTCCTCGTCGCGCTCGATATCCGAGGCCAGCCATTCGCACTCCACCGCGTCACGCGGCAAGGTTGCCCCGGCTGGAATGGCAGAGAGGTCCAGCGCGTCGCCGTTGATTGAAAGACTATCGCCGGTCAGAGACAAAGTAAGAGTATCGTCGCGCCGTTGCGGCACCAAGTTGATTTTCATTTCAAAGGCTCCTTAATACCAACGTCCGAAAGCGAAGAATCTCGTTCCGTCAGAATAGTCCCCTTCTTCAAAAGCCAGCCCACCAGTTATCCTGATCTGTCGCATGGTAATCGATGAAACAGAGGGAGAAACACTCACCATCGCACCAATGTCTGAAAATCTGGGAGATGCATTGGCGTACCAGCTATCAAAATTAATCAACCCATAAACGAATGGAAGCGCTACATATACCGCTGGAAAGGTCCAATTATAGTACATATGGGTCGAACTACCGTACTCAAGAGACGCGATTATTGAGCAGATTTGCGTTCCATCAGCAAAGCGGACAAATTCGCCGTTGCTGTTGCTGCCTCTTTCTACAATCGCCCCAAGGCCACTATCAGAAACAGCCCCCGCCCATTGAAGCCCCTGCACCAAAGCCGTGTCAGCATTGACCTTGAGCCCTGTTTTCCAGTCAGAGCCATCAGCGCTTACCTTGATGGACCAGTCATCCTCACCAGCGCAGCCCATTTCCGCCCGCCCCGACCAGTTTGTTTGGAACAACAGGCTATTGGTATTACCTGCCGCCGCTTTGTTGACCTTGATTTGGTGACCGTTTCCGGCATGGTTGAAAAGGCTCGCCGCCGAGGAAAGGGCAAGCCGGTTGGTTGCGTCCGCCGTGGCGTTGATCCCGATCATGTCAAAGAGACCACCGGCCAGAGCAACACCGACACTTTCCGTTAAAAAATCCGACCAGTCCGCCCCGTCATACATGAGCAGGGTGCTTTCATCTTCCAGCCACGCAAGCCAACCGGTCAAAGGCGCAAACTCAATCCACGCCCCGTCTTGATAAGCCGCGATGCTGCCATCCCATCCGGCCCATGCATCAGTTGCCCCATCGGCCACGATATAACGCGCGCCATCGCTTGGCGTATCGGGTGGCGCTGTCAAATCGCGATCCAATACGGATAGCTGCACAAGCGCGTCCAACATCCGCAAGGCTTCATTATGGGTAACGTGTTTCTGATTCTGGTTGGCTGCGATATAGGGCAAAGCCAAAAGCGCTGTAGACTTCATGAAAAGACCCTCGGTTGGTTTCGGTCAACACGAGGATAAGGGATGGCGCGCGGTGGTTGAGAAGTGAGAGTTCAGCTAATGGCAGCTGAGCGGACATTTGGGACATTCGTTGCGTACAAAGTAATGTCTGTTTATGCCCGAATGGAAATTTACGTGTATTATGCAGAAATCCTAGGTAGCGGTTGCAAATCATCTTGCCTTAACGGCTGCATGGCGCAATCAGTCCAGGTACTATGACTGTCAACTTCGGAACAAAAAGTGATTCGACTCATGATATCTTTTGCAAAGATACGATCAAAGATTGCCAGTTTAGTTATTTCCGCATTTGTAGAACTAATCACGTTTCTCTTCTTTCTTCGAAAGCGTGATTATCAGGAAACTAGAAACGCGGTTCTTTGGGCCTTTGTCGTGAACGCATGGAAAGATTTGAAGGGAAATGAACCCGTCGACCTTGAGGATCAACTGTTTGAAGATCTAGTGCGAGCTTATAGGTATTTTTCTCTCGTTGAGAATAAACGCAGAACAGAAGTGTCGAGGTTAGAAAAAACTCTTCTGCCTGACGATTTTTCATATTGGTTTCTCCGCGATGATCCGATCACATACGATATACAAGCATGGAAAACCGTCAGGAAGCATCAATTAGTCGAGTCCATTCGCTACTATCGGAATATCCAGTTCAAATCCAACGCGATAGCGGAGGAAGAACTTCATGCTATTGGCCGATCTTCTGGCAGCGAGGCGAACCCTTATTGGGGTGAGCAAGTTAAGGAAGAAGCTTTACCAAAGGAATTATGCAAGGCAACGAAAACCAAACAAGTTAGGAAATGGGCGAGACAGCATTCAAAGCGAATCTTGAGAGAGATTGGCGAAGAACATCAAATAAAATACGCAGTATCCCTTGGCGATATCGCTACCGTTATTGCTATGCTTGCCGCGCTGATGGCGACCTTAAGCTATAGCCAGCCGTTGCGCTGCCTAGATCGGTCTGTCTTTGTGTAGCGCTGTAGCTAGCTTCTGGCTTGATTGTCTTAATGGTGCCCACTACATAACCTGCTCATCTGGCAGGGACAAGCGCTTAGCTTTCAAGAAAAAAGTCCTTGATTAGCTTAGGTAAACGCGCAGGTAAGAGCCGGATTCCGGTAGTTGAGAAGTAAAGATGCAGATAAACCATTAAATAGCCACTATGCGGAAGATGAAGATTTTGATTTAAACTCTCCAAGAGATCGCTTTCTGATTGCATTATCATTGTAGATCACGCTACCTTACAATCGAAGGTATGTATAGATAAGGATGGCTTTTATTCCTTCGATTCTAATTGAGATTTTAGGAGAAACTATCAACAATTCATCGAGGTACGAGCTTTGATTTTTGGCGCTTTTAGACGGGTAGTCGCATTTTTAAAAGAAGAGCAAAACCGGAACCTTATGAGCTGGTTGGCTGCAACTGCAATTGGTGGAGGATCACTTATTGCCGCCACATATAAACATTTTGCACCAGAAGATGTTTTAGAATTCGCACAGATCAAAGGAACGCTTACTACTTATAATTTCAACAATTCAGTATCCCCCAATTTTGAACAAGACAGAGAGAAGGAGATCTGCGGATTCACCGAAGACGGGTGGTTTAGCGTGAGCGATCCAGCGCTCTGTCAAAGTGCGTCTTATGTCTTCATAGGAGACTTGTTTGCACCAGAACACGGCTTCGACATCACAATATTGAATAAATCAAATCAAACCATTGTAGTAAGCGATGTGTCGTTCTTGGTGGATTACGCGGAACAGAGCTTTACGCAGTGCGGAGCTGATACGGTCGAGGCGGTTCCTGTACATTTTGACGTTGATGCCATTCACAAAGGCCTTCTCAGTGCGACCTTTGAGGTGGTGGACTGCAACGTCGATGTTCTGGCAGGCCTTGGGATTGACGGTTTCAGTTCCAAAGGAGACAAGGCGTGCACCATCTTGGGTATTTTTGACCCGTCTTATCAATTTTCATCTGACGACAACGTTTGGATACATTCAAGGTTATCTACGCCTGAAATTGATGCTTATTGCAAGGAAACAGACTGCCAGTCTGCTAGTCTGGGAGATATCTTTAACTTCAAACTGCACGATCCAATCAATTTTCGCGCTATTCTCAATGATCCGATCAAAGTTCCGGGGGGCGAACCATTTCGCTTTAAACTTAGGCTAAACAGCTACGATCACTTTCCAAACAATATAGCGGGCAGACTGATGATCAACGGTTCTGATTACATGTCAGAATTAATATATATTATGACCCCCGACTCGTGCCAGAGATGGATTCTTGGCGGATAAAATATTATTTCCCCGCGTCTACGCATGGTATCAAAAACATTTAGCTATTTAGCTTTCAGTGCCCTCAAGAAAAACTATATAGTGACTTTAGCCCTAAGGCCATGCAGTGTATCTATCCAATCACCACCACGCCACCTTTAACGCATCCCCGCGCCCAATTGTTTGACTGATTTGATAGATTGCCACCTCATAGCCAGCCG
This window of the uncultured Cohaesibacter sp. genome carries:
- a CDS encoding TIGR02594 family protein, translated to MTKAEIKKVQEALKAKGFYRGAVDGIKGPMTNGAIIAFKKSIGYRARAYVGPLTKAALFDGRVDEVTASRAKIEKANFDFKEPVWLQVARSYLGLREYKGNRHNPKILEWWLKIRMPFTDDETPWCAGFVGGVLEECGIRSTRSAGARSYLWQNWGLRLNGPYVGAVVVFWRGSKAGSKGHVGFVVGRDQHNNLMVIGGNQGDAVTIKPFSTARVLSYHWPEDDIPYSGGGFESLPLVNSDGTLSTDEA
- a CDS encoding DUF2793 domain-containing protein, encoding MKSTALLALPYIAANQNQKHVTHNEALRMLDALVQLSVLDRDLTAPPDTPSDGARYIVADGATDAWAGWDGSIAAYQDGAWIEFAPLTGWLAWLEDESTLLMYDGADWSDFLTESVGVALAGGLFDMIGINATADATNRLALSSAASLFNHAGNGHQIKVNKAAAGNTNSLLFQTNWSGRAEMGCAGEDDWSIKVSADGSDWKTGLKVNADTALVQGLQWAGAVSDSGLGAIVERGSNSNGEFVRFADGTQICSIIASLEYGSSTHMYYNWTFPAVYVALPFVYGLINFDSWYANASPRFSDIGAMVSVSPSVSSITMRQIRITGGLAFEEGDYSDGTRFFAFGRWY